The Gemmatimonadota bacterium genome has a segment encoding these proteins:
- a CDS encoding MoxR family ATPase codes for MEATAYVTDRDVATAVFLATTLQKPLLVEGHPGVGKTEIAKVLARILNTDLIRLQCYEGLDASSALYEWNYPRQLLHLKLQEGSATPAAERERTLFSEAFLLKRPLLAAITHPDRSPVLLIDEVDRADEEFEAFLLEVLSDFQVSIPELGTIRATYRPVVILTSNRSRDLSEALRRRCLYTWIGYPSFDKELRVVRARVPGITERLARELTAFLQSLRTRRLEKTPGVAESVDWGLALVALHADHLDAEVVQATLGCVLKDERDHALVSAALADGQLPAMLAVGN; via the coding sequence ATGGAGGCCACGGCATACGTCACGGATCGGGACGTGGCGACAGCGGTCTTTCTCGCCACTACCCTCCAGAAGCCCCTGCTGGTCGAGGGGCATCCGGGAGTCGGGAAGACCGAGATCGCCAAGGTCCTGGCGCGGATCCTCAACACCGACTTGATCCGACTTCAATGCTACGAGGGGCTCGACGCCTCCAGCGCCCTGTACGAGTGGAACTACCCGCGGCAGCTGCTGCACCTGAAGCTGCAGGAGGGGTCGGCCACCCCCGCGGCGGAACGCGAGCGGACCCTCTTCTCTGAGGCGTTTCTCCTCAAGCGACCACTCCTCGCCGCGATCACGCACCCGGACCGCTCACCCGTCCTGCTCATCGATGAGGTCGATCGCGCGGATGAGGAATTCGAGGCGTTCCTGCTGGAGGTCCTCTCTGACTTCCAGGTGAGTATCCCCGAACTGGGCACTATCCGTGCGACCTACCGACCGGTAGTGATCCTCACGTCGAATCGGTCCCGGGACCTGTCCGAGGCATTGCGCCGCCGCTGCCTGTACACCTGGATCGGGTATCCGTCGTTTGACAAGGAGTTGCGGGTCGTGCGGGCCCGGGTGCCGGGAATCACGGAGCGCCTTGCCCGGGAACTCACGGCCTTCCTCCAGTCCCTGCGCACGCGCCGACTCGAGAAGACACCGGGGGTCGCCGAGTCGGTTGACTGGGGGCTGGCACTCGTTGCGCTCCACGCGGATCACCTGGATGCCGAGGTGGTCCAGGCCACCCTGGGCTGCGTGCTGAAGGACGAACGTGACCACGCGCTGGTGAGCGCCGCACTGGCCGACGGGCAGCTGCCGGCCATGCTAGCTGTCGGTAACTAG
- a CDS encoding (2Fe-2S)-binding protein gives MTTITITVNGKAVTREVEPRTLLVHFLREQLSLTGTHVGCDTSQCGACTVHLDGRAVKSCTVLAVQADGSAVTTIEGMARGEALHPLQAAFKEEHGLQCGFCTPGMIMSAADLLARTPQPSEAEIRGALEGNLCRCTGYQNIVRAVQTAARTMAKA, from the coding sequence ATGACGACGATCACGATCACCGTCAACGGCAAGGCCGTGACGCGTGAGGTGGAACCGCGCACGCTGCTCGTGCATTTCCTGCGCGAGCAATTGAGCTTGACTGGCACCCACGTCGGCTGCGACACCAGCCAGTGCGGTGCGTGTACCGTGCACCTCGATGGCCGGGCGGTGAAGTCCTGTACGGTCCTCGCCGTGCAAGCGGACGGGAGTGCCGTCACCACCATCGAGGGGATGGCGCGTGGCGAGGCGCTGCACCCCTTGCAGGCCGCGTTCAAGGAAGAACATGGGCTGCAGTGCGGCTTTTGTACGCCGGGGATGATCATGAGCGCGGCGGACTTGCTGGCGCGCACGCCGCAGCCGTCCGAGGCGGAGATCCGCGGGGCCCTCGAGGGCAACCTGTGCCGCTGCACGGGCTACCAGAACATCGTGCGTGCCGTCCAGACGGCGGCCCGCACGATGGCCAAGGCGTGA
- a CDS encoding SRPBCC family protein, producing the protein MSLVIHEAFTVQASPDRVFAFLNNPADVVTCLPGAELTESIDARTHVGRVRVKVGPVSTAYAGRAVLTEVDPALRRVTITGEGKESGGSGSARLHMVAVATATADGSTSVTVDATIDIAGRIMQFGRGLIESVSKQLFQQFVVAAREKLERAPETAVLATPTTVTGPSAPPAVEAPRELRLLPLLWRSLVDWIKRLLGRS; encoded by the coding sequence ATGTCCCTGGTCATACACGAAGCGTTCACGGTGCAGGCAAGCCCGGACCGGGTCTTTGCCTTCCTGAATAACCCGGCGGACGTCGTGACGTGCCTGCCTGGGGCCGAGCTGACGGAAAGCATTGACGCACGCACCCATGTGGGGCGCGTCCGGGTCAAGGTGGGACCGGTCAGCACGGCCTACGCGGGACGGGCGGTCCTCACCGAGGTGGACCCGGCCCTGCGGCGCGTGACGATCACCGGCGAAGGCAAGGAAAGCGGTGGCAGCGGGTCCGCGCGCCTGCACATGGTGGCGGTCGCAACGGCCACCGCGGACGGCTCGACGAGCGTCACCGTCGATGCCACCATCGATATTGCGGGACGCATCATGCAGTTTGGCCGCGGCCTGATCGAGTCGGTGTCGAAGCAGCTCTTCCAGCAGTTCGTAGTCGCCGCGCGGGAGAAGCTGGAGCGGGCACCAGAGACGGCGGTACTCGCCACGCCCACCACGGTGACCGGCCCGTCGGCCCCGCCAGCGGTGGAGGCACCGAGGGAGTTGCGGCTCCTGCCCCTCCTTTGGCGAAGCTTGGTGGACTGGATCAAGCGGCTGCTCGGACGCTCCTGA
- a CDS encoding acyl-CoA thioesterase, with protein MTAPFVIREYVRWADVDMAGIIRYDAYTRFMELGEAEMFRSVGISHLDFLTRFDFTIPRRAMHLDYESPPTLDEQLTVVVYIPKVGTTSLTIAFDFVGAGGRRRASGSLVLVCATAGHTRSQPWPAAFLELLAPFRLSADEARSALARMTP; from the coding sequence ATGACCGCGCCGTTTGTGATTCGTGAATACGTCCGCTGGGCCGACGTGGACATGGCCGGGATCATCCGGTACGACGCCTACACCCGCTTCATGGAGCTTGGCGAAGCCGAGATGTTCCGGTCCGTTGGGATTTCGCACCTCGACTTCCTCACGCGCTTCGATTTCACGATCCCGCGGCGCGCGATGCACCTCGACTATGAGTCGCCGCCGACCCTGGATGAACAGCTCACGGTCGTGGTCTACATTCCGAAAGTCGGCACGACCTCGCTGACCATCGCCTTCGACTTTGTCGGGGCTGGCGGTCGACGGCGCGCGTCCGGGTCCCTGGTCCTTGTGTGCGCCACGGCCGGGCACACCAGGTCGCAGCCCTGGCCGGCGGCCTTCCTGGAGTTGCTCGCGCCCTTCCGCCTGTCCGCAGACGAGGCGCGGTCGGCCTTGGCCCGGATGACCCCGTGA
- a CDS encoding D-aminoacylase, which translates to MRVVLLLSVLSATAAPAQSGYDIIIRGGTIVDGTGQPRFLGDVAIRGDRIVRVSRLRLRGGPQTRVIEATGKVVAPGFIDLHAHLEPLLTLRGAESHVRQGVTLAVGGPDGGGPLPLAPYLDSVARGGVGMNVAYLVGHNTIRERVMGDAARDPSTAELARMKELVAQGMRDGAFGLSTGLRYIPGYYSKTAEVIELSKVAAASGGIYTSHLREEGLGLMDGVREAIEIGRQARIPVVLTHHKAVGRQMWGKSVETLAMVDAARRRGIDVMIDQYPYTASQTGIDVLVPPWALADGDTAFARRVRDPMLRDSIERGILDYLMNDRGGGDLKRVQFGQVAWMKELEGKTLYDFAVIRGVEPVPEKAPPLVIEAVLKGGARMIYHIIDEGDVRRIMQHPQTMIASDGRLTRPGDGKPHPRAYGTFPRVLGRYSRDLQLLTLEQAVHKMTGMPARRLGLATRGVLREGAFADVMVFDPVQVSDRSTFEDPHQYPVGIEWVFVNGVAMVDAGQFTDRRPGRALRRTPLVAPRPAPRRR; encoded by the coding sequence ATGCGCGTCGTCCTGCTACTGTCTGTCCTCAGCGCGACAGCCGCGCCGGCCCAGTCGGGCTATGACATCATCATCCGGGGCGGCACGATTGTCGACGGTACGGGGCAGCCACGCTTTCTGGGCGACGTCGCCATTCGCGGCGACCGTATCGTGCGGGTGTCGCGACTGCGCCTGCGCGGCGGTCCACAAACGCGGGTGATCGAGGCGACGGGGAAGGTGGTCGCCCCCGGCTTCATTGACCTGCACGCGCACCTGGAACCACTGCTGACGCTTCGTGGGGCGGAGAGCCATGTGCGACAGGGGGTGACGCTCGCGGTGGGTGGCCCGGATGGTGGTGGCCCGCTGCCCCTTGCTCCATACCTCGACAGCGTGGCGCGCGGTGGGGTAGGGATGAACGTGGCCTACCTCGTCGGCCACAACACCATTCGCGAGCGCGTGATGGGTGACGCCGCACGGGACCCGTCCACGGCGGAGCTTGCCCGCATGAAGGAGTTGGTCGCCCAGGGGATGCGCGACGGGGCCTTCGGGCTGAGCACCGGTTTGCGATACATCCCGGGCTACTATTCGAAGACCGCGGAGGTGATTGAGCTGTCCAAGGTTGCGGCCGCGTCGGGCGGGATCTACACCTCGCACCTGCGTGAGGAGGGACTTGGCCTGATGGACGGGGTGCGTGAGGCCATCGAGATCGGGCGGCAGGCCCGCATCCCCGTCGTCCTCACCCACCACAAGGCGGTCGGTCGCCAGATGTGGGGAAAGAGTGTTGAGACCTTGGCCATGGTCGACGCCGCTCGACGGCGTGGCATCGACGTCATGATCGACCAGTACCCGTACACGGCGAGCCAGACCGGGATCGATGTCCTCGTGCCGCCCTGGGCACTGGCGGACGGCGACACTGCGTTTGCGCGACGCGTCCGTGACCCGATGCTCCGCGACTCGATCGAGCGCGGGATCCTGGATTACCTCATGAACGACCGGGGCGGCGGTGACCTCAAGCGCGTGCAATTCGGCCAGGTGGCGTGGATGAAGGAATTGGAGGGAAAGACGCTCTACGACTTCGCCGTGATCCGCGGCGTCGAGCCGGTGCCTGAGAAAGCGCCGCCCCTGGTGATCGAGGCGGTGCTCAAGGGCGGTGCCCGGATGATCTATCACATCATCGATGAAGGCGACGTGCGTCGGATCATGCAGCACCCCCAAACGATGATCGCCTCGGACGGCCGATTGACGCGCCCCGGGGATGGCAAGCCGCACCCGCGGGCGTATGGCACCTTTCCACGTGTGCTCGGACGCTACAGCCGCGATCTCCAACTCCTCACGCTGGAGCAGGCCGTGCACAAGATGACCGGCATGCCGGCACGTCGCCTGGGGTTGGCGACACGAGGGGTGCTGCGTGAGGGCGCGTTCGCCGACGTCATGGTCTTTGACCCGGTCCAGGTCTCGGACCGAAGCACCTTCGAGGATCCCCACCAGTATCCCGTCGGTATCGAGTGGGTGTTCGTGAATGGCGTGGCGATGGTCGACGCTGGCCAGTTCACAGATCGCCGGCCCGGGCGGGCGCTCCGTCGCACGCCGCTGGTCGCCCCGCGACCGGCGCCACGGCGCCGGTAA
- a CDS encoding aldose 1-epimerase yields the protein MRLPFLRKRPPVLPAPRDFPFIELRAGESSVLVVPSLGGKLAELWLAGRQWLWQSDITPMAPGADGASYVETADTGGWDECFPTVGACRVPSWVKGVGGTSLPDHGELWSRAAEVEVATGPDGQTATCHWVGVRWPYAFERSVRIDRQGMVHLGYAVANQGTDRLPFLWSAHPLFPLSERTRLVLPEGTRLRAWARHGIDLGELRSEHQWPWVRAGSRACDFRAPFDVAKKYACKLFLDMREGLAILQEGEVELAMHWDVREIPHLGLWLNKRGWTPFRSELPYLNLAVEPAIGAPDTVDDALGDWKSAAWLDPGERRTWTLRLEGRAVTPV from the coding sequence GTGAGGCTCCCGTTCCTTCGCAAGCGCCCGCCGGTCCTGCCGGCCCCGAGGGACTTCCCGTTCATTGAACTGCGTGCGGGGGAGTCGTCGGTGCTGGTCGTACCATCGTTAGGCGGCAAGCTGGCGGAACTCTGGCTGGCGGGGCGCCAATGGCTCTGGCAGAGCGACATCACCCCGATGGCGCCCGGCGCAGACGGTGCGTCCTATGTGGAAACGGCGGACACCGGCGGGTGGGACGAGTGTTTTCCCACGGTCGGCGCCTGCCGGGTGCCTAGTTGGGTGAAGGGGGTGGGGGGCACCTCGCTGCCCGACCATGGAGAACTCTGGTCCCGGGCGGCCGAGGTGGAGGTGGCCACCGGGCCCGATGGACAAACGGCGACGTGCCACTGGGTGGGCGTGCGGTGGCCCTATGCGTTCGAACGGTCGGTCCGCATCGACCGGCAGGGCATGGTCCACCTGGGATATGCGGTCGCGAACCAGGGCACGGATCGCCTGCCGTTCCTCTGGAGTGCCCACCCGCTGTTCCCGCTCAGCGAGCGCACGCGCCTGGTGCTGCCGGAGGGGACGCGGTTGCGCGCGTGGGCGCGTCACGGGATCGACCTCGGCGAACTGCGGTCGGAACACCAATGGCCCTGGGTGCGAGCCGGCTCGCGCGCGTGCGACTTCCGGGCGCCCTTCGACGTGGCCAAGAAGTATGCGTGCAAGCTGTTCCTGGACATGCGTGAGGGGCTCGCGATACTCCAAGAGGGTGAGGTGGAGCTGGCCATGCACTGGGATGTCCGGGAGATCCCGCACCTTGGGCTCTGGTTGAACAAGCGCGGGTGGACGCCGTTCCGCAGCGAGCTGCCGTACCTCAACCTTGCCGTGGAGCCTGCCATTGGGGCGCCGGACACCGTGGACGACGCGTTAGGTGACTGGAAGTCGGCGGCATGGCTCGACCCGGGTGAGCGGCGCACGTGGACCCTGCGGTTGGAGGGCCGCGCCGTCACGCCGGTGTAG
- a CDS encoding xanthine dehydrogenase family protein subunit M yields MYPASFEYHRATSVPHALELLATFGDDAKVLAGGHSLLPVMKLRFATPAHLIDLGRVPGLSGITEAGGVVTIGAMTRHADVATSAVVRAKAPLLAEVAGHIGDQMIRNMGTIGGSLAHADPAADLPAAMLALGASLVLQGKNGSRTVGADQFFVDTFQTALAPGELLVAVQVPVSSAACAYAKHADPASGYAIAGVAIQLGASGGRVALTGLAPRPMRLAAVEAALAAGAGAAAADRAADGVEFIEDARGSVAYKANLAKVFTQRALAAAIGRK; encoded by the coding sequence ATGTATCCCGCATCGTTTGAGTATCATCGCGCCACCTCGGTGCCTCACGCGCTCGAGTTGCTGGCGACCTTTGGGGACGACGCCAAGGTCCTCGCGGGAGGGCATTCGCTGCTCCCGGTGATGAAGCTGCGCTTCGCGACCCCCGCGCACCTGATTGACCTGGGGCGGGTGCCCGGGCTATCGGGCATCACGGAGGCGGGTGGGGTCGTCACCATCGGGGCGATGACGCGGCACGCTGACGTGGCCACCTCGGCCGTGGTGCGCGCCAAGGCCCCACTCCTGGCCGAGGTCGCCGGCCACATCGGTGACCAGATGATCCGCAACATGGGGACGATCGGCGGATCACTCGCCCATGCCGATCCCGCGGCGGACCTGCCGGCGGCCATGCTCGCGTTAGGCGCGTCGCTGGTACTGCAGGGGAAGAACGGGAGCCGCACGGTGGGGGCCGACCAGTTCTTTGTCGACACATTCCAGACCGCGCTCGCCCCGGGTGAGCTGCTTGTCGCGGTCCAGGTGCCGGTGTCCAGCGCGGCCTGCGCCTATGCCAAGCATGCCGATCCGGCGTCAGGGTATGCGATCGCCGGCGTGGCGATTCAGCTGGGAGCGTCCGGCGGGCGTGTCGCCCTCACAGGGCTCGCCCCGCGACCGATGCGGCTGGCTGCCGTGGAGGCTGCATTGGCTGCGGGCGCCGGTGCCGCGGCCGCGGATCGTGCTGCCGATGGGGTGGAGTTCATCGAGGATGCACGAGGCAGCGTCGCCTACAAGGCCAACTTGGCCAAGGTCTTCACGCAACGCGCCCTGGCTGCAGCGATCGGCAGGAAGTAG
- a CDS encoding molybdopterin-dependent oxidoreductase: MIGASVRRKEDGRFITGRGKYTDDINLPGQLHAAFVRSPYAHAKIRAVDAAAARAMPGVRAVFTGADLKAGGVNPIPVGWLHAGINVAEHHAIAVDTARYVGEAVAVVLAESAAGARDAAEAVAVDYEELAAVASAVDALRGGAPQVHGNAAGNVAFTWQLGDAAGTDAAIKGAKTVVRQHLGNQRLIPNAIEPRACLASFDAANDELTLYVTSQNPHVHRLIMGAFVLGIPEQRFRVVAPDVGGGFGSKIFIYPEEVVACWASKQVGAPVKWTATRSEAFLSDSHGRDHETDVEMAFDATGKIVGLRVNTVANMGAHFTLFAPAVPTYLYGTLLSGQYDIPVIHVSVTAAYTNTVPVDAYRGAGRPEATYVLERTLDIAAGTLGVDPAELRRRNFIAPTKFPYQTAVALQYDSGNYAPALDKALGMVGYAQLRSEQAAARANGRYIGIGLSSYIEACGLAPSHVVGSLGAQAGLYESGAVRVHPTGKVTVLTGSHSHGQGHETTFAQIVAHELGCALDDVEVVHGDTAKIPFGMGSYGSRSGAVGGSALFMSLQKVKEKGRRIAAHQLEAAVEDVDFKDGTYSVKGAPGKQKGFGEIALAAYLAHNIPGDMEPGLDSTSFFNPSNFVYPFGTHVAVVEVDATTGQVMLMKYVAVDDFGNVINPMIVDGQLHGGIAQGVAQALWEGGVYDGNGQLLTGSLMTYALPKAHFLPMVETDRTVTPSPINPLGVKGAGEAGTIASTAATANAVLDALAPFGITHLDMPLTPAKIWAAIQTARGGH; the protein is encoded by the coding sequence ATGATTGGCGCGAGTGTCAGACGAAAGGAAGACGGTCGGTTCATTACCGGGCGAGGCAAGTACACGGACGACATCAACTTGCCGGGGCAGCTGCACGCGGCCTTCGTGCGCAGTCCCTATGCGCACGCGAAGATTCGCGCGGTGGATGCGGCGGCCGCCCGTGCAATGCCGGGGGTGCGTGCCGTCTTCACAGGCGCGGACCTCAAGGCTGGCGGAGTGAACCCGATCCCGGTGGGGTGGCTGCACGCCGGGATCAACGTGGCGGAGCACCATGCCATCGCCGTCGATACCGCACGGTATGTCGGCGAGGCGGTGGCCGTGGTCCTGGCGGAATCCGCCGCGGGAGCGCGCGATGCGGCCGAGGCGGTCGCGGTCGACTACGAAGAACTGGCCGCGGTGGCATCTGCCGTGGACGCCCTGCGCGGCGGTGCGCCGCAAGTGCATGGCAATGCCGCGGGGAACGTGGCGTTCACCTGGCAGTTGGGGGATGCGGCGGGGACCGACGCGGCGATCAAGGGCGCCAAGACCGTCGTCCGGCAGCACCTGGGGAACCAACGGCTGATCCCCAACGCGATCGAGCCGCGCGCCTGTCTGGCGAGCTTCGACGCGGCCAACGACGAACTGACGCTGTACGTGACGTCGCAGAACCCGCACGTGCATCGCCTGATCATGGGGGCATTTGTCCTGGGGATCCCCGAACAGCGCTTCCGTGTGGTGGCGCCCGACGTGGGCGGCGGCTTCGGCTCCAAGATCTTCATCTATCCTGAGGAGGTCGTGGCGTGCTGGGCGTCGAAGCAGGTCGGCGCACCGGTCAAGTGGACGGCCACGCGCAGTGAGGCGTTCCTCTCGGACTCGCACGGACGGGATCACGAGACGGATGTCGAAATGGCGTTCGACGCCACTGGCAAGATCGTTGGGCTGCGGGTCAACACGGTCGCCAACATGGGGGCACACTTCACCCTGTTCGCGCCGGCGGTCCCGACGTACCTCTACGGAACGCTGCTGTCTGGTCAATACGACATCCCCGTGATCCACGTCTCGGTGACGGCCGCCTACACGAATACCGTGCCGGTGGACGCGTACCGCGGGGCCGGGCGCCCCGAGGCGACGTACGTGCTCGAGCGCACGCTCGACATCGCCGCCGGCACGCTGGGGGTGGACCCGGCCGAGCTGCGGCGCCGCAACTTCATCGCGCCGACGAAGTTTCCGTACCAGACGGCTGTGGCCCTGCAGTATGACTCGGGGAACTACGCCCCGGCGCTGGATAAGGCGTTAGGCATGGTGGGGTATGCGCAGCTGCGGTCGGAACAGGCGGCCGCCCGCGCCAACGGACGGTACATCGGCATTGGGCTCTCCAGTTATATCGAGGCGTGTGGCCTTGCCCCATCCCATGTGGTGGGATCGCTGGGCGCCCAGGCTGGCCTCTACGAATCAGGTGCCGTGCGTGTGCACCCGACGGGCAAGGTCACGGTCCTCACCGGCTCACATTCCCACGGGCAGGGACACGAGACGACCTTCGCCCAGATTGTCGCTCACGAGCTTGGCTGCGCCCTGGACGACGTCGAGGTCGTGCACGGCGACACGGCGAAGATCCCGTTCGGAATGGGCTCCTACGGCTCCCGATCTGGCGCCGTGGGTGGATCGGCCCTGTTCATGTCGCTGCAGAAGGTGAAGGAGAAGGGGCGCCGGATTGCCGCACACCAGTTGGAGGCGGCGGTCGAGGATGTCGACTTCAAGGATGGGACGTACTCCGTCAAGGGCGCGCCGGGCAAGCAGAAGGGCTTTGGGGAGATCGCGCTGGCGGCATATCTCGCGCACAATATCCCGGGCGACATGGAGCCGGGGCTCGACAGCACGTCGTTCTTCAACCCGTCCAACTTCGTGTATCCCTTCGGGACGCACGTTGCCGTCGTCGAGGTCGATGCCACGACCGGTCAGGTGATGCTCATGAAATACGTCGCCGTGGATGACTTCGGGAACGTGATCAATCCGATGATCGTGGATGGGCAGCTGCACGGCGGCATTGCGCAGGGGGTGGCCCAGGCGCTGTGGGAGGGCGGCGTCTATGACGGAAATGGCCAGCTGCTCACCGGCTCCCTCATGACCTACGCACTCCCGAAGGCCCACTTCCTGCCCATGGTCGAAACCGACCGGACCGTTACGCCTTCGCCGATCAACCCGTTAGGCGTCAAGGGTGCCGGCGAGGCCGGCACGATTGCGAGCACCGCCGCCACGGCCAATGCGGTGCTCGATGCGCTCGCTCCCTTCGGTATCACGCACCTCGACATGCCGCTCACCCCGGCGAAGATCTGGGCAGCCATCCAGACGGCCCGGGGAGGACACTAA
- a CDS encoding porin: MAQAPADSGRPKSAAPAQAAPSRAWYDRISLRGYAQIRYNRLLESNKQLTCPQCDRSIGNNGGLFLRRGRLILSGDINNRVSIYVQPDYASDAAGTAHYLQLRDAYFDLWLDGAKEHRLRFGQSKVPFGFENLQSSSNRLPLDRHDGLNSAVPNERDFGLFYYWSSSTARRRFRILTDSGLKGTGDYGVFGVGLMNGQTANRPEANNSLHAVARATYPFRLSNGQFIEASVQGYKGRFVVPSRTANVRALPEYADDRVAVSLVWYAQPFGLVGEWNWGEGPEYEASTRSIETGRLRGGFVQSMYRWQVDGQVIQPFVRAHFYSGGKKVEQDARHYEVHEYEGGVEWLPTSSFELTAQYTRSDRLTLDAALPANYRQKGGFLRLQAQFNY; encoded by the coding sequence GTGGCGCAAGCACCGGCGGATTCGGGCCGGCCGAAGAGTGCCGCACCGGCGCAGGCCGCGCCTTCGCGCGCCTGGTACGATCGGATCAGCCTCAGGGGGTATGCCCAGATCCGGTACAACCGACTCCTTGAGAGCAACAAGCAGCTGACCTGCCCGCAATGTGACCGGTCGATCGGAAACAACGGCGGCCTGTTCCTGCGTCGAGGCCGCCTCATCCTGTCCGGTGACATCAACAATCGGGTCTCGATCTACGTTCAGCCGGACTACGCGTCCGACGCCGCCGGCACTGCGCACTACCTGCAGCTCCGGGATGCGTACTTCGATCTCTGGCTGGACGGCGCGAAGGAGCACCGCTTGCGCTTTGGCCAGAGCAAGGTCCCGTTTGGGTTCGAGAACCTGCAATCGAGCTCCAATCGACTCCCCCTCGACCGGCACGACGGCTTGAACAGCGCCGTACCGAACGAGCGGGACTTTGGGCTGTTCTACTATTGGAGTTCAAGCACGGCGCGCCGTCGCTTCCGGATCCTGACCGACAGCGGCCTGAAGGGCACGGGTGACTACGGCGTGTTTGGCGTCGGCCTCATGAATGGCCAGACGGCCAACCGGCCGGAGGCCAACAATTCACTCCACGCCGTGGCGCGCGCTACCTACCCGTTCCGGCTCTCCAACGGCCAGTTCATCGAGGCCAGCGTCCAGGGATACAAGGGCCGGTTCGTCGTTCCCTCGCGCACGGCGAATGTTCGTGCACTTCCGGAGTACGCCGACGACCGGGTCGCCGTCTCCCTGGTCTGGTACGCGCAGCCCTTTGGGTTGGTCGGGGAGTGGAATTGGGGTGAGGGACCAGAGTATGAGGCGAGCACCCGATCGATCGAGACGGGGCGACTGCGCGGCGGCTTCGTGCAGTCCATGTATCGCTGGCAGGTCGACGGCCAGGTCATCCAGCCGTTCGTCCGGGCGCACTTCTACTCTGGTGGCAAGAAGGTCGAGCAGGACGCCCGACACTACGAGGTCCATGAATACGAAGGAGGAGTCGAATGGCTGCCGACATCCAGCTTTGAGCTCACGGCACAGTACACGCGCTCAGACCGTCTGACGCTCGACGCCGCACTTCCAGCCAACTACAGACAGAAGGGCGGATTCCTCCGGCTGCAGGCGCAGTTCAACTACTGA
- a CDS encoding 4-hydroxy-3-methylbut-2-enyl diphosphate reductase, giving the protein MTEPQETYFRKGLGAAAIVQGELEAAYADALVDRLRANDYRLVVGDLTILLAREFGFCYGVERAVDYAYQARRRFPDRRLWLLGEIIHNPHVNERLRDLGIQVMEPRVGATDGTPRFDYAAVDAADVVILPAFGVTYADFRALRAHGCVVVDTTCGSVLNVWKRVEQYARDARTALIHGKWYHEETRATASQVLKYPGGHYLVVRDMPEAEVVMTYIEAVARHGHGDRDAFMARFERAVSPGFDPDLHLRRIGVANQTTMLAKESLAIGEQVGQALEAAYGADHRAEAFRTFDTICSATQDRQDAVLDVLAAAPDVMLVVGGFNSSNTISLAALCAERVRTYHMEDAEGIDPVTGRLHYRVAGVAHVEAEAEAWLPAGPVTVGITAGASTPNNKIGAAVARVLATRGERVPGS; this is encoded by the coding sequence GTGACCGAGCCGCAAGAGACCTACTTTCGCAAGGGCCTCGGCGCGGCCGCCATCGTCCAGGGTGAGCTCGAAGCGGCCTACGCTGACGCCCTCGTCGATCGCCTCCGCGCCAATGACTATCGCCTCGTCGTTGGCGACCTCACCATCCTGCTCGCCAGGGAGTTCGGATTCTGTTACGGCGTGGAGCGGGCCGTGGACTATGCGTACCAGGCCCGTCGTCGCTTCCCGGATCGGCGTCTCTGGTTGCTGGGAGAGATCATCCACAATCCGCATGTCAACGAGCGGCTCCGCGACCTCGGGATCCAGGTCATGGAACCCCGAGTGGGGGCGACCGATGGGACGCCGCGGTTCGACTACGCTGCGGTAGATGCCGCGGATGTCGTGATCCTTCCCGCGTTTGGCGTAACCTACGCCGACTTCCGGGCCCTGCGGGCGCATGGATGCGTCGTGGTCGACACCACCTGTGGATCGGTTCTCAATGTCTGGAAGCGTGTGGAGCAATACGCCCGCGATGCACGCACCGCGTTGATTCACGGCAAGTGGTACCATGAGGAGACGCGAGCGACCGCGTCGCAGGTGCTCAAGTACCCCGGTGGCCACTACCTCGTCGTGCGCGACATGCCGGAGGCCGAGGTGGTGATGACGTACATCGAGGCGGTGGCGCGACACGGCCACGGCGATCGGGATGCCTTCATGGCGCGCTTCGAGCGCGCCGTATCGCCCGGCTTCGATCCCGACCTTCACCTGCGACGTATCGGCGTGGCCAACCAGACCACGATGTTGGCCAAGGAGTCGCTGGCCATTGGCGAACAGGTGGGGCAGGCGCTGGAAGCGGCCTACGGCGCGGACCATCGCGCTGAGGCGTTTCGTACCTTTGACACGATCTGCTCGGCCACGCAGGATCGACAGGACGCCGTCCTCGACGTGCTGGCGGCGGCGCCCGACGTGATGCTGGTGGTGGGCGGCTTCAATTCCTCAAACACCATCTCCCTCGCGGCGTTGTGCGCCGAGCGCGTGCGCACCTATCACATGGAGGATGCCGAGGGGATCGATCCGGTCACCGGTCGCCTTCACTACCGCGTCGCAGGGGTGGCCCACGTCGAGGCCGAGGCCGAGGCGTGGCTGCCCGCTGGACCCGTGACGGTGGGGATCACAGCAGGGGCGAGCACCCCGAACAACAAGATTGGGGCGGCCGTGGCCCGCGTGCTCGCGACCCGCGGGGAGCGCGTGCCGGGGTCGTGA